In Diorhabda sublineata isolate icDioSubl1.1 chromosome 4, icDioSubl1.1, whole genome shotgun sequence, a single window of DNA contains:
- the LOC130443431 gene encoding transcription factor SOX-8, whose translation MMSSSISRSTSVNISSTTAVSLTTPSLATSPATHVLQSVISSADAKELDKSEINDAVTKVLQGYDWTLVPIASKAASDKRKLHVKRPMNAFMVWAQAARRKLADQYPQLHNAELSKTLGKLWRVLSDNDKKPFVEEAERLRVIHKREHPDYKYQPRRRKQNKGPTESIHQLSHTQTTTYTRTMKQEDSPCSPRSHSSTSPSTCSSQPNSPLISTQLLKSCEQHNFDLDTYQRIQEIDSSYMTDECLDSSDFDQYLPNETYQQFHKDDTNNNYKNKRLCTDSSMASSDNSFNRYHELQPSSVVKTERYLQSNPNGVYTYPPASSSYYSNNTQYLPSYQYLPQRPMFGGSSAVGNYSSIDGNNETWGHYSV comes from the exons atgatgtCTAGTTCGATCTCTCGGTCTACGTCAGTGAATATTTCGTCTACGACGGCGGTTAGCCTTACGACGCCTTCGCTGGCGACGTCACCGGCGACGCACGTTTTGCAAAGTGTAATATCTTCCGCGGACGCTAAAGAATTGGACAAAAGTGAGATAAACGATGCCGTTACCAAAGTTCTACAAGGCTACGATTGGACTTTGGTACCTATCGCTTCAAA aGCAGCATCCGATAAACGTAAACTTCATGTTAAAAGACCAATGAACGCTTTCATGGTATGGGCCCAAGCAGCCAGAAGAAAATTAGCCGACCAATATCCACAGTTACATAACGCAGAATTATCCAAGACTTTAGGAAAATTGTGGAG GGTATTAAGCGACAACGACAAGAAACCGTTCGTCGAAGAAGCAGAAAGACTTCGCGTAATACACAAACGGGAACACCCCGATTACAAGTACCAACCACGccgaagaaaacaaaataaaggcCCGACGGAATCGATTCACCAACTGTCTCACACTCAAACAACAACATATACACGTACTATGAAACAAGAAGACTCGCCGTGCAGTCCAAGAAGCCACAGTTCAACATCTCCCTCGACGTGTTCCTCGCAACCAAACAGCCCTTTGATTTCAACACAATTACTCAAATCTTGCGAACAACACAACTTCGATCTCGACACTTATCAAAGGATACAGGAAATAGACAGCAGCTACATGACCGATGAATGCTTGGATAGCAGCGACTTTGATCAATATCTCCCCAACGAAACTTACCAACAATTCCATAAAGACGACACAAATAACAATTACAAAAACAAGAGGTTATGTACAGATTCGTCGATGGCTTCTAGCGACAATTCTTTCAACAGGTACCACGAATTGCAACCGAGTTCGGTAGTAAAAACTGAAAGGTACTTGCAATCTAATCCAAATGGTGTATATACATATCCGCCCGCGTCGTCCAGCTATTACTCAAACAATACCCAGTATTTACCTTCGTATCAATATTTACCTCAGAGGCCCATGTTCGGCGGCTCGTCGGCGGTTGGGAATTATTCTAGTATCGATGGAAACAACGAAACTTGGGGACATTATAGTGTGTAA